The segment TAGACAATTGCGCGAGCGGTGCTCTTTTTGCCTCGTTCCATAACAATATTGATCAACTTCTGAATCAAAGAAGACCCATACTTTGGGTCAACTCCAATGTTGCGCTGCAAATTAACTGACCGACGCCTTGGCATACCTTATCCTTTATTTGGGCGCTTTGCGCCATACAGAGAACGCGACTGCTTTCTATTTTCTACACCAGCAGCATCATAGGCTCCGCGAACAATATGATACTTCACACCTGGCAAATCCTTTACACGACCACCACGAATCAACACAATAGAGTGCTCTTGGAGGTTATGACCTTCTCCGGGGATGTATGCTGTTACTTCATTACCATTAGCCAGTTTGACACGGGCTACCTTTCTCAACGCAGAGTTAGGTTTCTTAGGGGTGGTGGTAAACACACGAGTGCATACACCACGCGCCTGAGGACAATTTTTTAGAGCAATGCTCTTGGACTTGGCTTTATAGCTCTTGCGTCCTTTTCGTGAAAGCTGACTTATCGTGGGCATAGCCTTACGTTCCTATTAAAAAATAACAAACTTGTACCTAAAAAATGACGGGGATCGAAATACCGAACCTGATGATCACGTCATGGCTTTAGTCACAAAAACCCTTCCAAAATGGGCATGTGACGGTATAGGGCTAGTGTAGACGTTCCACTGTTTTTTTCAAGTATAATTGAACAATGTATGTCTTGATGCTACGGTGTACGCACAGTATATTCATACTTTGGTACGATACCCTTAAACGTAAAGGTCTCCTCTATGGTCCCTTCGATTGGTTCT is part of the Candidatus Babeliales bacterium genome and harbors:
- a CDS encoding 30S ribosomal protein S12, with protein sequence MPTISQLSRKGRKSYKAKSKSIALKNCPQARGVCTRVFTTTPKKPNSALRKVARVKLANGNEVTAYIPGEGHNLQEHSIVLIRGGRVKDLPGVKYHIVRGAYDAAGVENRKQSRSLYGAKRPNKG